CTGTCTTTTTCTTATGATATCATAAATAACGCACTGTTATTAAGTTCAGTTCTTTATTTAAACAAAACCGTAAATATATAAAATGCTCTTATTTGAAAATCGAATCTTCTAATACTTTTAAAACGATGATAGCACTTAATTACCTTGCAACCATCATTTCTTTGGtgtttttttgcctttcgcCGCAATTTCGTGTGCAATCTCTTCTTTTTCCCAATCCGGAATGAATCTCTCCTTGATATCGGTGAATTTTCCGTGTTTTCCGACTCCCTGCAGAAACCGGTCAGCCCCATCGACCGCCTGTTTCAGTAACGAGTCACCCGCTGAAAGCACCTCGTATTCCATTGCAGCCTCTAGGGATTTGGCTTCGAATACCGAATAGTACATTGAAGTTCGGTCGTGATTTATACAATCTTGGGGAAATTTTGCAACGCTGTTTGCTAGATTGTAGGCTTGTCCGAGACCCGTCCCGACTGCTACAACCCGATTTACCAAACCAATTTCAAGTGCTTCTTTAGCATGCACAGCTCGTCCCGTCAGTACCAAGTCCATGGCTCTAGATGCTCCAATCAAAGCAGGAAGCCGTACCGTTCCACCATCAACCAGTGGTACACCGAACCGTCGGTTGTAGAACCCAAGAATGGCAATTTCCTCCATCACTCGTAGATCGCACATTAAAGCAAGTTCTAGACCACCGGCGACGCAGTACCCGGTAATGGCACAAATCATTGGCTTTTTGAAATTACGACGGGTCGGACCCATGACACCTCCTCGCTGCAGTATGACGGATTGTGGTTTGATTTCCGGATTTGCTAGTTCGGTTAGATCGTAAccggcacaaaaagaacctcCCAATCCATGTAGAATTCCGACATCAGCTGTTTTATCCTGTTCAAACTCTTCCACAGCTTCACTAAGTTTTCTTCCCATTTCTGAATCGATAGCATTCCGAATATTCGGTTTGTTCAACCCAATCAAAGTTATGTTCGCTTGCTTTTCTACCACTATCGAAGGTTCATCTGTCGTCGCTGACTCTGCTGTGCAAGCTGGAAAGCATGAAGAAAATAACAAGATGATCcagacaaaatttgaacaaGATACCTTCCGGTTCCTTCGGTGGTACGGATGAACAGAGCCGTACATTTCGCAAACCCCGTGAAACGGAACAAACACGGAAAAATGCTTTTGTAACAGGCCACATTAGTTGAAGAATAATATACTGTGTTGACACTATTCACCTGGTATAATCAGGGATAGCTATGATCAAATTAGTTCTGTTCAAAGTCCGTTCCGTCTATCGTATTGCAGTACGAGATAACCGCCTCTATTATTGTATTCATGCACAGCTGATTATCTTTTCAGCTGTCAGATTTTCTCTGTTCCACTTTCCGTCGTTTCTTTCCAGCGATGGAAATATTTCAGAGCGAAGCGCGCAAAATGATGTGAAATGTTTCGATGTGTTTTGATCGCACTACACactcgttcaatgttactctaaagtatgtacaatttcactcactttcattaaaagtggaactactctatagtgagcagagcttgtttactcacttttgagtaaatatggtatttgtcaaattctgagtaacatttattcagtgctacaaatggtaaaattagctcgagtgagtaaaCATTACTCAATCATTCGAATTGAATAAGGGATTGGAATAAGGAATTCTttgctttaaacaaataagtaggTCAGTATTTGTTTAAAGCAAAGAATGAAGGAAGCCGCTACCTGTTCGTCGGTCATTGGAAAGGATCCTTCTGCCTTCCTCCGTTCCGTCTCCGACAAAGGGAAAAGTTTAGTGAACGTAAATTTAcacacaacgttttcaaagctctgtgagtaaaacttgttgtcaatttagaaactgagtcgaagttactcattcttctaaatcaatattactcactttttgacatttgaactaaatgagcaaaagtgagtacaaattactcacttgagagta
This genomic window from Malaya genurostris strain Urasoe2022 chromosome 1, Malgen_1.1, whole genome shotgun sequence contains:
- the LOC131431789 gene encoding probable enoyl-CoA hydratase, producing MWPVTKAFFRVCSVSRGLRNVRLCSSVPPKEPEACTAESATTDEPSIVVEKQANITLIGLNKPNIRNAIDSEMGRKLSEAVEEFEQDKTADVGILHGLGGSFCAGYDLTELANPEIKPQSVILQRGGVMGPTRRNFKKPMICAITGYCVAGGLELALMCDLRVMEEIAILGFYNRRFGVPLVDGGTVRLPALIGASRAMDLVLTGRAVHAKEALEIGLVNRVVAVGTGLGQAYNLANSVAKFPQDCINHDRTSMYYSVFEAKSLEAAMEYEVLSAGDSLLKQAVDGADRFLQGVGKHGKFTDIKERFIPDWEKEEIAHEIAAKGKKTPKK